One stretch of Prunus persica cultivar Lovell chromosome G1, Prunus_persica_NCBIv2, whole genome shotgun sequence DNA includes these proteins:
- the LOC109949084 gene encoding rust resistance kinase Lr10-like: MDKFLNDMEREKPIRFTSQHLRIATDNFTNLLGQGGFGAVYKGIFSDGTLVAVKVLNGSSDKRIEEQFMAEVSTIGKIHHFNLVRLYGFCFGKYLRALVYEYMGNGSLDKFLFHSNKDLGFEKLHEIAVGTARGIAYLHEECQQRIVHYDIKPGNILLDANFFPKVADFGLAKLCNRDNTHITMTGGRGTPGYAAPEVWMQFAVTHKCDVYSFGMLLFEIVGGRRNLDINIQDSQDWFPRWVWKKFEPGELGEIMAVCGIEEKDKERAERIVKVALWCVQYMPEARPSMSFVVKMLEGSVEIPRPSTNPFQHLMSDTPYPTAPVYDTSNGTYSTSAYGSDPSQMVTGTPIMKNHEIEIAST, translated from the coding sequence ATGGACAAGTTTCTAAATGATATGGAAAGAGAGAAGCCCATCAGGTTCACTTCTCAACATCTTCGGATTGCAACTGATAACTTCACCAACTTGTTGGGGCAAGGAGGATTTGGTGCAGTTTATAAAGGGATATTTAGTGATGGAACCCTTGTAGCAGTGAAGGTTCTAAATGGGAGCTCAGACAAGAGAATAGAGGAACAATTTATGGCAGAAGTAAGTACAATTGGAAAAATTCATCATTTCAATCTGGTCCGTCTTTATGGCTTCTGCTTTGGGAAATACCTCAGAGCACTTGTTTATGAGTACATGGGAAATGGATCGCTTGACAAGTTCTTATTTCATAGCAACAAGGACTTAGGATTTGAAAAGCTTCATGAAATTGCGGTGGGGACAGCGAGAGGGATTGCTTACTTGCATGAAGAATGCCAACAACGAATAGTCCATTACGATATAAAGCCTGGAAACATTCTTTTGGATGCAAATTTCTTTCCAAAAGTAGCTGATTTCGGTTTGGCCAAGCTCTGTAACAGGGATAATACTCATATAACCATGACTGGGGGCAGAGGCACTCCTGGTTATGCTGCACCGGAAGTTTGGATGCAGTTTGCTGTAACACACAAATGTGATGTTTACAGCTTTGGGATGCTATTGTTTGAGATCGTAGGCGGGAGAAGGAATCTTGACATTAATATTCAAGACAGCCAAGACTGGTTCCCAAGGTGGGTTTGGAAGAAGTTTGAGCCTGGAGAACTAGGAGAGATAATGGCAGTGTGCGGAATAGAGGAGAAAGATAAAGAGAGGGCTGAGAGAATTGTAAAGGTTGCTCTTTGGTGTGTCCAGTATATGCCTGAGGCAAGGCCTTCGATGAGTTTTGTGGTGAAAATGTTGGAAGGATCTGTTGAGATTCCTAGACCTTCAACTAACCCGTTTCAACACTTGATGTCGGATACTCCATACCCAACTGCACCTGTCTATGATACTTCAAATGGAACATATAGCACTAGCGCTTACGGTTCGGATCCCTCACAAATGGTAACTGGTACTCCTATCATGAAGAATCATGAGATTGAAATAGCCTCTACATAG